In the genome of Streptomyces sp. NBC_00259, the window GTCGTGGGCGCCTTCGCGGCAGAAGTAGGGGTGGTGGGAGCCGCGGCCCGCGACCCGGGTGCGGCGCAGCGTGCACGCGGAGGCGGCGACCAGGCCGAAGCCGTTGTCGACGTGGCGGACGGTGATGTCGTCGGCCCAGCAGTCGTAGGCGCACTGGAAGGTGACGCCGTTGTAGCCCTTGTCGAGCAGATGCGGCGCCTGCGGCGTCTCGACGGCTTCCAGCGTCAGCCCTTCGACCCCGGAACCGGTCAGCGCCTCCACGTGCGTGGCCAGACGGGGATCCCATTCGGGCCGTACGTCGAGCGGCAGCGGCCGCTCCAGCGTGACCCGGCTGCCGTCGACCGCGGTGATACGGACGGGCCATTCGTAGGGGACGTACGAGGTGAGCTTGGTCTTGTCGTCCCAGTGGTACGCCTCGGGGCCCGGGCCGCCGCCCGCCATGTGCTCCAGCAGCGTGTGCCCGGAGTCGTCGGCGAGGCGCAGCAGCACGAGCTGTCCGCGGCGCAGCCGGGAGGCGTCGTCAACGGTGACGGTCCGGTCGCCGCGGCGGGCGGGCCGCACGGCGGCGAGGGTCTCCCACTCGTCGCGCCTGTTGCCGGTCCAGCCCTCGAACGGCCACTCCCTGGCCCTGATGGCGTCGGTCAGGCTCGCGTAACGGCCCTGCGGGCAGAGCCAGATGAGCCCGCCGGCCCAGGACCAGCTGGACTTGTCGCCGCCGTAGCGGCTGCCGTACGGGCCGATGAGCTCGGTGAGGTTCTTCGTCGCCACGAGTTTCGTACGGCCGCTGCCGGCGCCGCGCAGAACGACGTTGCTGTGGCCGATACGGATGACGTCGTCGATGCGGTACGTGCCGGGCGGGATGACGACCGTGCCGCCGCCGCGTTCGCCGGCAGCGGCGACGGCACGGTTGATCGCGGGGGCGGCGTCGGCCGATCCGTCGTTCTTCGCGCCGTGGTCGCGGACGTCCGCCACCACACGGTGCCGGGGAAAGCGGTCCGCGCCGGCGCGCTGTCCCGCGCGACCGACGAACGGGATCTGCGGATGGGTGTACGGGGACCTCGCGAACTCCCGCCAGAGCGCGGAGGTCTGCCGCGGCCGGGAGGAAGAGGTCCCCCGCGGCGCGGCCGAGGCCGCCGCCCCCGTACCGCCGCTCACGGCCACGGCCGCCACGGCTATCGCGCCGCCGAGAAGGCCCCGTCTGGTCAGCTGGTCCATGCGCCCGCCCCCACCTTCCATGGATGTGAACACGGTTCAGGTCTGCGTCGGCCGTGAGCATGCCACGGCCCCTTCCGGGCGCGGAAGAGGGCGTACGGACGGAAACGGAAGGAAGCCGGGGGAAGTTGAGGGACGCTGGGAAGCTAGTCCGTCGCGCGCTGGGTCAGATGAGTGAACGCCTCGAGATTACGGGTGGACTCGCCCCGCGCCACCCGCCATGCGTACTCCTTGCGGATCGCACTCGCGAAACCCAGCTCCAGCAGCGAGTTGAAGCCGCCGTCCGCGGCCTCCAGCACCGTCCCGAGCAGGCGGTCGAGCTCGTCCGCGCCGACGACCGACAGCGGCAGCTTCCCCACGAGATAGACGTCGCCCAGCGGGTCGATCGCGTAGCTCACCCCGTACAGCTTGAGATTGCGCTCCAGCAGCCAGCGGTGGACGCCCGCCTCGTTCTCGTCGGGGTGGCGGATGACGAAGGCGTTCAGGGAGAGCGAGTGCCGGCCGACGATCAGCGAACAGGTCGTCGACAGCTTGCGGGTGCCGGGGAGCGTGACGACGTACGAACCCGGCGCCGGGCTCTCCCACTCCAGTTCGGCGTCCTTGAGGTACGCCTCGATGATCTGCCGTACGTCACCCATGGTGGGAGCGTACGCGACGGCGGTGTTCGTGCATCGCGGCCGTGTACACCTCTGCGGTGGCGGCCGCTGCCGCGTCCCAGCCGAAGCAACGGGCGTGCGCGGCCGCCGCCGCGCCCATCCGGGACGTCAGCTGCGGATCGTCGACGAAGCGGCGCAGCGCCCGGGCGTAGTCCGCCGGGTTGTGGCCCGCCACCAGGAAGCCGGTCCTGCCGTCCCGCACCGCCACCGGAAGGCCGCCGACGGCCGCCGCGACGACGGGGGTGCCGGTCGCCTGCGCTTCTATGGCGACCAGCCCGAACGATTCGCTGTAGGAGGGCATGACCAGCACGGACGCGGCCCGGAACCAGTCCGCGAGCCGGTCCTGCGCGACGGGCGGCCGGAACCGTACGACATCGGCGATGCCCAGCCGGGCCGCCAGCTTCTGCAGGCCCTCCGGCCTGGCGAGCCCGCTGCCGCTCGGCCCGCCCACGATCGGCACGACCAGGCGGGACCGCAGCGAGGGGTCCTGGTCCAGCAGCAGCGCGACCGCCCGCAGCAGTACGTCGGGGGCCTTCAGCGGCTGGATGCGGCCGGCGAAGAGCGGGATGACGGCGTCCTTCGGCAGGCCCAGCCGGGCCCGGGCGGCCGAGCGGCCGTCGGCGACACGGAAGCGGTCCAGGTTCACACCGGGGTGGACGACGGCGACCTTGGCGGGGCGGGCGTCGTAGTGACGGATCAGCTCGCCGGCCTCCTCCGCGGTGTTGGCGATCAGGCGGTCGGCGGCGGCGACGATCTGGGTCTCGCCGATCACCCGGGCCGCGGGCTCGGGGGTGTCGCCGTCCGCGAGCGAGGCGTTCTTGACCTTGGCCATGGTGTGCATGGCGTGGACGAGGGGGACGCCCCAGCGCTCGGCGGCGAGCCAGCCGACATGGCCGGAGAGCCAGTAGTGGGAGTGGACCAGGTCGTAGTGGCCCGGCCGGTGGCCGGCCCAGGCCTGCATCACCCCGTGCGTGAACGCGCACAGCTGGGCCGGCAGGTCCTCCTTGGCCAGGCCCTCGTACGGGCCCGCGTCCACATGCCGGACCAGTACGCCGGGCGCGAGCTCGACGACCGGGGGCAGCCCTCCCGCGGTCGCCCTGGTGAAGATCTCGACCTCTATGCCGATGGCGGCGAGCCGCCGGGCGAGCTCCACGATGTAGACGTTCATGCCGCCCGCGTCGCCGGTGCCCGGCTGGTGCAGGGGCGAGGTGTGCACGCTGAGCATGGCGATACGGCGCGGTTTGCGCTGGTGGCCGGGCAACCGCAACCGGGGCGGCGCCGCCAGGGTGCCGGCGAGCCGGGACACGTACTGGCTCACGTGGACGGTCCTCTCCGCTCTGGTGCACGGGCATGACTCAGCAGAGGGCACCCGCTGCCCTCCGAGGCCCGTCAACAGCGGAACGGTCTCTTTCATTTCCACTTTGCCCAATCATTGCCAAGGTCGTACGCGTGTCACCGGGCGCGGCGACCGGCCCCTCGACCGACACCCGCCACCGGGGCCGAGGTCGTACGCGTGGCCGACCCCTCGACCGACACCCGCCACCGACCCCCTCGCGACGGGCGCGGCGACCGGCCCCGGCAGCGCCCCTTACCCTCGGTTGCATGTCCCCGCGCGCCACCCCGCCCCCGTCCCGCCCCGTGGGCGCGGTGACCCGCGGCACGACCAATCCCAATCGGCTGCGCCGCATGGACCGCTGGATCGCCGCCGTGCAGGGCCCGGAGCTGCGCCGCTCGGCCGCCGCGCCGGTCGCGGTCGACCTCGGGTACGGGGCGGCCCCCTGGACCGCCGTGGAACTGCTCCAGCGGCTGCGCGCCGCGGAACCCCGCACCTCGGTCGTGGGCGTCGAGATCGAACCGGCCCGGGTGGTGGCGGCGCGTCCGTACGAGCGGGACGGGCTGACCTTCGTGCACGGCGGCTTCGAGGTCCCGCTGCCGGACGCCTCCGTACGCCCGACCGTCATCAGAGCGGCGAACGTGCTGCGCCAGTACGACGAGGACCAGGTCGCCGCGGTCTGGCGGCGGCTGTGCGCCCGGCTCGCACCCGGCGGACTGCTGGTCGAGGGCACATGCGACGAGATCGGCCGTCGGCACGTCTGGGTGGCCCTGGGCCCGGAAGGGCCGAGGACCGTGACGTTCGCCACCCGGCTCGGTTCGCTGGAGCGGCCCTCCGACCTCGCCGAACGGCTGCCCAAGGCGCTCATCCACCGCAATGTGCCCGGCGAGCCGGTGCACGCCTTCCTGCGGGACTTCGACCGGGCGTGGGCGGCCGCCGCGCCGTACGCCTCGCTCGGCGCCCGGCAGCGCTGGCTCAGGGCGGTTCGGGACCTGTCCGCCGACTGGCCGCTGGCGGACGCCGCCGCGGACGGGCAACGCCGGTGGCGACAGGGCGAAGTGACGGTGAACTGGTCCGCCCTGGCGCCCAATTCGGGCTGAACGGACAGCGATGAGGGGGACGGGGGAACGCTGCCTGGCCTTTGTTCGTCTGAGACGGGTGAGTGTGATCGCAGCGATGGTCCATCCGCAGGACAGGTGGGG includes:
- a CDS encoding glycosyl hydrolase family 28-related protein, which gives rise to MDQLTRRGLLGGAIAVAAVAVSGGTGAAASAAPRGTSSSRPRQTSALWREFARSPYTHPQIPFVGRAGQRAGADRFPRHRVVADVRDHGAKNDGSADAAPAINRAVAAAGERGGGTVVIPPGTYRIDDVIRIGHSNVVLRGAGSGRTKLVATKNLTELIGPYGSRYGGDKSSWSWAGGLIWLCPQGRYASLTDAIRAREWPFEGWTGNRRDEWETLAAVRPARRGDRTVTVDDASRLRRGQLVLLRLADDSGHTLLEHMAGGGPGPEAYHWDDKTKLTSYVPYEWPVRITAVDGSRVTLERPLPLDVRPEWDPRLATHVEALTGSGVEGLTLEAVETPQAPHLLDKGYNGVTFQCAYDCWADDITVRHVDNGFGLVAASACTLRRTRVAGRGSHHPYFCREGAHDNLVEDFVIERRTVPAPAGTQLHGINTEGLSSHNVWSRGVMEMGTFDTHRGMPFANVRTEITVNNDGRHGGDASAGPLYGARFTHWNVTVTNERAGLIRIDGVAPYSATVGISTVREFDQIDVPDFTGPLGSRLEAYGSPGSVRPRNLYEAQRALGR
- a CDS encoding YbjN domain-containing protein, whose protein sequence is MGDVRQIIEAYLKDAELEWESPAPGSYVVTLPGTRKLSTTCSLIVGRHSLSLNAFVIRHPDENEAGVHRWLLERNLKLYGVSYAIDPLGDVYLVGKLPLSVVGADELDRLLGTVLEAADGGFNSLLELGFASAIRKEYAWRVARGESTRNLEAFTHLTQRATD
- the mshA gene encoding D-inositol-3-phosphate glycosyltransferase; its protein translation is MSQYVSRLAGTLAAPPRLRLPGHQRKPRRIAMLSVHTSPLHQPGTGDAGGMNVYIVELARRLAAIGIEVEIFTRATAGGLPPVVELAPGVLVRHVDAGPYEGLAKEDLPAQLCAFTHGVMQAWAGHRPGHYDLVHSHYWLSGHVGWLAAERWGVPLVHAMHTMAKVKNASLADGDTPEPAARVIGETQIVAAADRLIANTAEEAGELIRHYDARPAKVAVVHPGVNLDRFRVADGRSAARARLGLPKDAVIPLFAGRIQPLKAPDVLLRAVALLLDQDPSLRSRLVVPIVGGPSGSGLARPEGLQKLAARLGIADVVRFRPPVAQDRLADWFRAASVLVMPSYSESFGLVAIEAQATGTPVVAAAVGGLPVAVRDGRTGFLVAGHNPADYARALRRFVDDPQLTSRMGAAAAAHARCFGWDAAAAATAEVYTAAMHEHRRRVRSHHG
- a CDS encoding class I SAM-dependent methyltransferase; the encoded protein is MSPRATPPPSRPVGAVTRGTTNPNRLRRMDRWIAAVQGPELRRSAAAPVAVDLGYGAAPWTAVELLQRLRAAEPRTSVVGVEIEPARVVAARPYERDGLTFVHGGFEVPLPDASVRPTVIRAANVLRQYDEDQVAAVWRRLCARLAPGGLLVEGTCDEIGRRHVWVALGPEGPRTVTFATRLGSLERPSDLAERLPKALIHRNVPGEPVHAFLRDFDRAWAAAAPYASLGARQRWLRAVRDLSADWPLADAAADGQRRWRQGEVTVNWSALAPNSG